Sequence from the Candidatus Omnitrophota bacterium genome:
AAAAGGATTTTCGCTTGTAGAATTGCTTGTCGTCGTATCCATCATCGGGATATTAGCTGTTATCTTGGTTCCTAACGTTCAGGAGAATATACGCCGCGCCAAAATCGCAAAGACGAAAGCTTTAATTAGTAGTTTGAGTTTTGCTATTATTTCCTATAAGAACGATTTTGGGAAATATCCTCCAAGTTATAATCCACAGCAGTTGCATATAGCTTTGACGGAAAAGGGAAAGACTCCTTATGAAGCGGATAGCAACGAGCAACTATTGATACATCAAGGAGATAGCCTTTGGGTTAATCCCGAACGGCCTTCCGATGACCGGCGAGAGCGTATTATAACGCTTTTAGGAATTCCTGCGGACGCTCGTTCCGCTCAATCCGATGATTACGTTTTCGTAGACGCTTGGGGAAACACGATT
This genomic interval carries:
- a CDS encoding type II secretion system protein, with amino-acid sequence MRKKGFSLVELLVVVSIIGILAVILVPNVQENIRRAKIAKTKALISSLSFAIISYKNDFGKYPPSYNPQQLHIALTEKGKTPYEADSNEQLLIHQGDSLWVNPERPSDDRRERIITLLGIPADARSAQSDDYVFVDAWGNTIYYVNSDDYNPGGRTDFRNPRQGTNLDSPCAYEMREGKRYKPFKPTTFQIISFGPDGTTITPSTKNGGIGSMIDGDKVDNDEDGKLDNEDRVREGDLTGDDPDVLAEDDITNFM